One window of the Gambusia affinis linkage group LG01, SWU_Gaff_1.0, whole genome shotgun sequence genome contains the following:
- the pex10 gene encoding peroxisome biogenesis factor 10 has product MPLAPANQAQLIRSSQKDEFYRSLLRNSANEACQSVAGTKHWLDWRREVELLSDLAYYGLTTLSGYQTLGEEYVGIVQVDPSRRQIPSRARRCLFVLCHAFVPYLLEKALVCLENELEGGPETRRRQAASGAWSLERWLRGAVQRAVGLLTERQRKACQPAVFVIQQSVALLHRLHVALFYVSSSFYHVSKRAAGISYLCVTGPNADDSSIRRSYRLLGCVSFLQLLVTLSLQVNNLRQRQRARQEWQLYRSLSPRHPVSSASTPRPARCILCLEARRNSTCTPCGHLFCWECIAEWCNTKAECPLCREKFLPHRLVFLRNYS; this is encoded by the exons ATGCCTCTGGCTCCTGCAAACCAGGCCCAGCTGATCCGGTCCAGTCAGAAGGATGAATTCTACCGGAGCCTCCTGAGGAACAGCGCTAACGAAGCCTGCCAGAGTGTCGCAG GAACCAAACACTGGCTGGACTGGAGGAGGGAGGTAGAGCTGCTGTCAGACTTGGCGTACTATGGTTTAACCACGCTCTCAG GTTATCAGACTCTGGGAGAGGAGTATGTGGGGATCGTCCAGGTGGATCCCTCCCGGCGGCAGATCCCGTCCCGGGCCAGGCGCTGCCTCTTCGTCCTCTGTCACGCCTTTGTGCCGTACCTCCTGGAGAAGGCCCTGGTGTGTCTGGAGAACGAGCTGGAAGGCGGGCCGGAAACGCGGAGGCGCCAGGCGGCGTCGGGGGCCTGGAGCCTGGAGCGCTGGCTCAGGGGGGCGGTGCAGAGGGCGGTGGGGCTGCTGACGGAGCGGCAGAGGAAGGCCTGCCAGCCGGCCGTGTTTGTGATCCAGCAGAGCGTGGCCCTGCTGCACCGACTCCATGTTGCTCTGTTCTACGTCAGCAGCTCCTTCTACCACGTGTCCAAGAGAGCAGCTGGAATCAGCTAC ctgTGTGTGACAGGGCCGAACGCTGATGACTCGTCCATCAGGAGAAGCTACCGGTTGCTGGGTTGCGTATCTTTTCTCCAGCTGCTCGTCACGCTGAGTCTGCAGGTCAACAACCTGAGGCAGAGGCAGAGAGCCAGGCAGGAGTGGCAGCTGTACAGGAGCCTCAG TCCTCGGCACCCAGTGAGCTCCGCCTCCACGCCCCGACCTGCGCGCTGCATCCTCTGCCTGGAGGCCCGCAGGAACTCCACCTGCACCCCCTGTGGACACCTGTTCTGCTGGGAGTGCATCGCCGAGTGGTGCAACACCAAG GCGGAGTGTCCTTTGTGTCGGGAGAAGTTCCTGCCTCATAGACTGGTGTTTCTAAGGAACTACAGCTAG